Genomic DNA from Niallia circulans:
GATTATTGTTTCACCCATAAAGAACTCCCCTGCCGAAAAGGCTGGCATGAAAGCAAATGATGAAATTGTTAAGGTAGATGGAGAAAGTGTGGAAGGCTTTGATTTATACGATGTGACACAGAAAATAAGGGGCAAAAAAGGAACGAAGGTAGATTTAGAGATTGTTCGACAAGGGTTGGAGAAACCACTGCAAATTGCTGTTGTCCGCGATGAGGTACCACAAATTACGGTTCATTCTTCTGTTAAAAGAGAAGGTGGAGAAAATATAGGCTATATTGAGATTACCTCCTTCTCAGAGGATACGGCTTCTGAATTTCACAAAGCATTAGCTGCACAGGAGGAGGAAGGGATTGCCGGCTTAATATTAGATGTCAGAGGAAATCCTGGCGGCTTGCTGACAAGTGTTAATGCTATCTTAGAAGAGTTTGTAACTTCAGATAAGCCTTACGTGCAAATTGAGCAACGCAACGGAAAAACAGAGCAATTTTACTCTGATTTAAAGCAAAAGAAGGATTATCCTGTAGTCGTGCTTGTTGACAATGGAAGTGCAAGTGCGTCAGAAATCATGGCAGGAGCTTTAAAGGAAGCGGAAAATTATACATTGATTGGCGAGAAGACATTTGGAAAAGGTACGGTGCAGCAAGCAGTCCCAATGGAGGATGGCAGTAAGATAAAGCTGACTTTATTCAAATGGCTCACACCTGATGGTAATTGGATTCATAAGCAAGGGGTTGAGCCAAATCTGGAGGTCGAAAAAACAGCCTTATACAATACACATCCGCTTCAAATAGAGGAAACACTTAAACGAGAAATGAATAGTGAACAGGTCAAATATGCACAGGAAATTTTGACAAGTATCGGCTATCGAACAGACAGGCAGGATGGCTATTACAGCAGCCAGACGGAGATTGCCGTTAAGGCATTTCAAGGTAGTAATAACCTTCCAGAGACAGGTGCAATTGACTCAAAAACAGCCGGAAAAATGCAGCAGGTTGTCAGAGAAGAAATGCAAAAAGACGAAAATGACATCCAGCTTCAAACAGCATTACATTATATTGTTAATTAAAGATAAACGCAAAAAGGAAAGAGCACCGTATAGGTGCTCTTTCCTTTTTGCGTTTACTTATTTATTTAAAATGCTGTCCTCAAGCATCAGTGACTTGTCACCATATACCTTCGTAATATGTCTTTCACCCCAATTGCACAATGCATCAAGGATGCTTTGCAAGCTTTCTCCATATTCACTCAGCTCATACTCTACTTTTGGAGGGATTTGCTGATAAATAATGCGGTTAATAATGCCGTCATCCTCTAATTCACGAAGCTGCTGTGTCAGCATCTTTTGTGTGATATTTGGCATTAGACGCTTCAGCTCACTTGTCCGCTTTTTCCCATGTGTCAGATGGCATAAAATCACGCATTTCCACTTGCCGCCAATAACCTCAAGTGTTGCTTCGACAGAAATATTATATTTTTTCTTTTCCAATTTCTTTCCTCCTGAACGAAAAAATCAACAATATTTTGACAGGCACTAAAAAGTACCTATATAACTTATTGGTTCCTATATTACAAAAAAGTACGTACTTCTCAAAGAAAACGATATGATTCATAATAACATTTGCCGGTCGAAAAGCAAGCTGATAAACAATTTACTTCCACTAGTGGATAACATATAAGAGCATCAAGAAGGAGGACATATGAGTAATCAAAAAAATAGCAGCATGTTTGCCTTGCTTGCATTGGCAGTTAGTGCTTTTGCTATTGGTACAACAGAATTTATTAGTGTCGGTCTTTTACCGCTTATTTCTAAGGATCTACATGTCAGCATAACAGCAGCAGGTTTGACAGTTTCCATCTATGCATTAGGTGTAACAGTTGGAGCACCTGTTTTAACTTCCATCACATCAAGCATCTCAAGAAAAACATTATTATTATGGATTATGATTGTGTTTATTATCGGGAACGGTATCGCAGCAACAGCAGGAAGCTTATCTGTTCTGCTGACTGCAAGAATTATTTCTGCATTATCACATGGAATATTCATGTCAATTGGTTCAACCATTGCAGCAGACCTTGTCAGCAAGGATAAAAGAGCAAGTGCTATTTCCATCATGTTCACAGGATTAACAGTAGCAACTATTACAGGAGTTCCAATTGGAACATTTATAGGCCAGCAGTTTGGCTGGAGGCTCGCATTTTTTGCCATCGTGGTAGTTGGTGTCATTGCATTTGTCGCCAACAGCATTCTTGTTCCTAAAAACTTGTCTCAAGCGAAGCCTGCTACATTTAAGGACCAGCTTAAACTGGTGAAGAATGGCAGATTGCTGCTGCTGTTCATCATCACGGCATTAGGCTATGGAGGAACATTTGTCGTCTTTACGTATTTATCTCCGCTTCTGCACGAAGTCACTGGCTTTAAAGAAGGTACCGTAGCTGGAATCCTGCTGCTGTATGGTGCAGCCATCGCAGCAGGAAATATGATTGGGGGCAAGCTGTCCAATAAAAAGCCGCTTACAGCCTTATTTTATATGTTCATGATTCAAGCTGTTATCTTATTCTTGCTTATCTTTGCCTTGCCATATAAAGGGGCAGGCCTTGCAATGATTGTGTTAATGGGGCTGTTGGCATTCATGAACGTTCCTGGCTTGCAAGTATATGTTGTCATGCTTGCTGAACGCTATGTACCTGGAGCTGTCGATGTCGCATCTGCCATTAACATTGCTGCCTTTAATGCAGGCATTGCAATCGGCTCCTATTTAGGCGGTGTTGTCACCAATTCATTAGGCCTGATTCACACAGCATGGGTTGGCGGAATAATGGTCACAGCAGCAGTGCTGTTGACTGGCTGGAGTTTAATGCTAGAGAAAAAATCAAACAAAGAAGAATGGGGTAATTAAACATGAAACATTTACAAGATACAGTTGCATTATCAAATGGAGTTCAAATGCCATGGCTTGGATTAGGTGTATTCCAAGTGGAGGATGGTTCCGCTGTTGTTGAGTCTGTTCGCACTGCCATAAAAAATGGGTATCGCAGTATTGACACGGCGGCTATTTATCAAAATGAAACAGGTGTTGGACGAGGCATTAAGGAAGGACTTGCGGCAGCAGGTATCAACCGCGAAGAGCTTTTCATCACGTCTAAAGTTTGGAATGAAGATCTTGGCTATGAACAAACACTTACTGCGTTTGACACAACCTTAGAAAAGCTTGGGCTGGACTATTTGGATCTTTATTTAATCCACTGGCCGAAAGCGACGAAATATAAAGAGGCGTGGAGAGCGCTTGAAACACTTTATAAGAATGGAAAGGTAAAAGCAATCGGTGTAAGCAACTTCCAAATTCATCATTTGGAGGAGTTGATGAAGGATGCAGAAATTAAACCAATGATTAACCAAGTCGAGTTCCATCCAAAGCTAACACAAGCAGAATTAAGGGCTTTTTGCCAGCAATACGGCATCCAAGTTGAAGCGTGGTCACCGCTAATGCAAGGCAAGCTTTTAGATAATCACCTATTAAAGACAATTGCAGCAAAATATAATAAATCTGTTGCACAAGTTATCATTCGCTGGGATTTGCAAAATGGGGTCATCACTATTCCTAAATCTATTAAAGAGCATCGTATCATTGAAAATGCAGATGTGTTTGATTTCTCCTTAACTTCAGAAGAAATGGAGCAAATTGCAGGCTTGAATGAAGACTTGCGTGTTGGTCCAGATCCAGATAATTTTGATTTTTAATGTTGTACGATAAGGCCTGACTCCAAATGGAGCAGGCCTTTTTTAATGTGAAGGAAGTTTTTTTGTAATAGCTTCATAAAGCATAAAGCAAATGTTTGCTACTCTATTTGTTTCTATTCCAAGGGGAGAGTAGGTCTTTCTTAAAACAAAGGGAGACGAACAATGTTTAAGGAATTTTTTTTTTTTTGAAATATTGTAAAGTCAATCACCATTCAATATGCTGAAAGGTCTGACAACTTTTTTAAAAAAGTTTTACATGTACGTACCATTCTTGTATGTGTAATATATTTTATAAAAAATAAGCCATTTTTTCTATGCATGTACGTACGAATATATGATAAAATGTACGTGTCAAAATAAATTTCATGAAAAAGTCTAAAATGATGGGGAAGGGGATAGTGAATTGAAGCTGGCAATTGCAAGTGATCATGGCGGCTTTCATTTGAAAGAAGCAGTAAAAGCATATTTAGCGGATAAAGGCCTTGAGGTCCTTGATTTTGGGTGTACGGGCACAGAGAGTGTTGATTTTCCTGGGTATGCTAAGAAGGTGGGAGATGCTATTAATGCTGGTGAAGCAGTATTAGGCATTCTTTGCTGTGGAACAGGGATTGGCATGAGCATTGCCGCAAATAAACTAAAAGGGATTCGTGCTGCTGCAGTTGGGGATGTGTTTACTGCTAAAGCTACAAGGGAGCATAATGACAGCAATGTTCTTTGTTTAGGGGAGCGTGTAACTGGAGAGGGCTTGGCCATAACCATTGTGGATACATGGCTGAATGCAGAATTTCTTGGAGGCAGGCATGCCCAAAGGGTAAACGCTATCAGTAATTTGGAAGCAGAGCTTTGCTAACTAAGGGATATATCTGAAAAATCTGCCAAAAATAATCCTCTAAAAGACAAGTTTTTTTCCATTGCTCTAATAATCCTATATAATACGATTATACGAAAGTAAAAACGCATGCAAAAATTTAGGGGGTAAAATGCTTTGAAAGTTGGAGTAATTGTCTTTGGGAGTTTGCCTGCAGGGGTCAAACAAATAGTGTATAAAATGCAGCTTCATTTGGCTTCTAAGCACGAATTGGTAGGAATGGAGATAGAAAAGGATTCAGGAACAGCAACGTATAGAGAGTTGAACATAAACAGCGACGCTCCTTATTTAAGCCAAACTATGCTGATGATGTCTGCATATCCTGAAGATAATAAATGGGAAGAGATTTTCTCGGCAGTTGATGCCGCTGTTGTTATCGGAAATAAAGAGGCGAAGGAAAAATGGGAAGCGCATCTTGCTGGCCGTTCTTCTGTTCGTTCTTTGTTTGTGCCAGTATCAATTTATAACGATATGGAAGGCTCTGATTCTTCTTTAGGATATGATACTGCCGTTAACAGCATTGTTGATAATATCTTAAGAGTCAAAGATACGATTAATTCGTTGAAGTATGATAAGCCGCGGTTATTCGGTTTTTCCATTGATGGAAGCCCATCTACGAAAATGCTGAAGGATATCTCCATTGCAGGAGATGGTCATTACTTTGTACCTGCAGCTAGTGAAGAGGAAATCCTTTCTTTAAGAGACAGAATCGAAAACAGCTTTACGGAATGGAACACCTCCTCCGTTATTGTTTATAGCAAGGCTTCAGCAAATGAGGCTCAAGAAAAAGTGGTCGACCAGTTAAATGTTGACTTTAAATACACAGAAATTGATGAAGCGCTCTGTATGGGGACAAACCCAACTTCTGCAGACCGAATCATTGCCAATGGATTAGCAGTAGAGATATTATCTTGGGTGCAGAATGAGCAGGAAACAGGTCAAGTGGCTGTCCGTACAGACGGAGTTGCATTCTTGAAGAAATAACGACAATTCATTAAAGGGCGGGTAATGATGAGCGAAATGACGAAGACAAATATTGAACAAATGGCAATCAATACAATCAGAACACTATCTATTGATGCTGTCGAAAAATCCAATTCAGGTCACCCAGGAATGCCGATGGGCGCAGCACCAATGGCGTATGCATTATGGGCAAAGGAAATGAATCATAATCCAGCAAACCCACATTGGTTTAACAGAGACCGTTTTGTGCTGTCTGCAGGACACGGTTCTATGCTGTTGTACAGCCTGCTGCATTTGTTTAATTATGGTGTGAGCATTGATGATTTGAAGAACTTCCGTCAATGGGGCAGCAAAACTCCAGGACATCCGGAATTTGGTCACACTCCTGGAGTGGAAGCAACTACAGGTCCACTTGGACAAGGCGTTGCTATGGCAGTTGGAATGGCAATGGCAGAGAGACATCTTGCTGAGACTTACAATAAAGAAGGCTATCAAGTAGTTGACCATTATACATACAGTATTTGTGGAGATGGTGATTTAATGGAGGGTGTGTCTGCAGAAGCAGCTTCACTTGCTGCCCACCTTAAGCTAGGAAGACTGGTTGTCCTTTATGATTCAAATGATATTTCTCTTGATGGTGACCTTCATCTTTCCTTCTCTGAAAGTGTGCAAAAGCGCTTTGAAGCATACGGGTGGGAGGTCCTTCGTGTCGAGGATGGCAATGATATCACTGCGGTTCAGGAAGCAATCTCTCAAGCGAAAAAATCAGATGTGCCAACATTGATTGAAGTCAAAACAGTCATCGGCTTTGGTTCTCCGAATAAAGGCGGTAAATCAGCGTCTCATGGTGCGCCGCTTGGAGCTGACGAAGCATTGCTTGCAAAAGCTGCATACAGCTGGGATTACGAAGAAGCCTTCCATGTGCCAGCAGAGGTTGCTGAGCATTATGCAGGCTTAGCTGGAGAAGGTCAGGAAAAGGAAAATGCTTGGAATGAAATGTATGACAAATATAAGTCTGCATATCCAGAGCTTGCCGAGCAGTTTGAAACAGCTGTTAAGGGTGAGGTTCCTGCAAATCTACAAGATAGCCTGCCTGATTTTGAAGTGGGGAGCTCTATGGCAACAAGAGATTCTTCTGGCAAAAGCATTCAAGCTGCTGCAAAGGCAATTCCTGCATTTTTGGGCGGTTCAGCTGACTTGGCGGGCTCTAATAAAACGTTGATTGCTGATGAACAGAATTTTGCAATCGACAGCTATGCTGGAAAGAATA
This window encodes:
- a CDS encoding aldo/keto reductase; the protein is MKHLQDTVALSNGVQMPWLGLGVFQVEDGSAVVESVRTAIKNGYRSIDTAAIYQNETGVGRGIKEGLAAAGINREELFITSKVWNEDLGYEQTLTAFDTTLEKLGLDYLDLYLIHWPKATKYKEAWRALETLYKNGKVKAIGVSNFQIHHLEELMKDAEIKPMINQVEFHPKLTQAELRAFCQQYGIQVEAWSPLMQGKLLDNHLLKTIAAKYNKSVAQVIIRWDLQNGVITIPKSIKEHRIIENADVFDFSLTSEEMEQIAGLNEDLRVGPDPDNFDF
- a CDS encoding winged helix-turn-helix transcriptional regulator, translated to MEKKKYNISVEATLEVIGGKWKCVILCHLTHGKKRTSELKRLMPNITQKMLTQQLRELEDDGIINRIIYQQIPPKVEYELSEYGESLQSILDALCNWGERHITKVYGDKSLMLEDSILNK
- a CDS encoding MFS transporter, with product MSNQKNSSMFALLALAVSAFAIGTTEFISVGLLPLISKDLHVSITAAGLTVSIYALGVTVGAPVLTSITSSISRKTLLLWIMIVFIIGNGIAATAGSLSVLLTARIISALSHGIFMSIGSTIAADLVSKDKRASAISIMFTGLTVATITGVPIGTFIGQQFGWRLAFFAIVVVGVIAFVANSILVPKNLSQAKPATFKDQLKLVKNGRLLLLFIITALGYGGTFVVFTYLSPLLHEVTGFKEGTVAGILLLYGAAIAAGNMIGGKLSNKKPLTALFYMFMIQAVILFLLIFALPYKGAGLAMIVLMGLLAFMNVPGLQVYVVMLAERYVPGAVDVASAINIAAFNAGIAIGSYLGGVVTNSLGLIHTAWVGGIMVTAAVLLTGWSLMLEKKSNKEEWGN
- the rpiB gene encoding ribose 5-phosphate isomerase B; the protein is MKLAIASDHGGFHLKEAVKAYLADKGLEVLDFGCTGTESVDFPGYAKKVGDAINAGEAVLGILCCGTGIGMSIAANKLKGIRAAAVGDVFTAKATREHNDSNVLCLGERVTGEGLAITIVDTWLNAEFLGGRHAQRVNAISNLEAELC
- a CDS encoding S41 family peptidase translates to MNRKLLVICMTGSLIVGAGGTYIGMNKWGEHTETAANSSETVLSKVGKAYDLILNNYVQQVDKNKLEEGAIKGMLSTLEDPYSVYMDKDSAKQFEQALDSSFEGIGAEISAEDDKVIIVSPIKNSPAEKAGMKANDEIVKVDGESVEGFDLYDVTQKIRGKKGTKVDLEIVRQGLEKPLQIAVVRDEVPQITVHSSVKREGGENIGYIEITSFSEDTASEFHKALAAQEEEGIAGLILDVRGNPGGLLTSVNAILEEFVTSDKPYVQIEQRNGKTEQFYSDLKQKKDYPVVVLVDNGSASASEIMAGALKEAENYTLIGEKTFGKGTVQQAVPMEDGSKIKLTLFKWLTPDGNWIHKQGVEPNLEVEKTALYNTHPLQIEETLKREMNSEQVKYAQEILTSIGYRTDRQDGYYSSQTEIAVKAFQGSNNLPETGAIDSKTAGKMQQVVREEMQKDENDIQLQTALHYIVN
- a CDS encoding 6-phosphofructokinase; translated protein: MKVGVIVFGSLPAGVKQIVYKMQLHLASKHELVGMEIEKDSGTATYRELNINSDAPYLSQTMLMMSAYPEDNKWEEIFSAVDAAVVIGNKEAKEKWEAHLAGRSSVRSLFVPVSIYNDMEGSDSSLGYDTAVNSIVDNILRVKDTINSLKYDKPRLFGFSIDGSPSTKMLKDISIAGDGHYFVPAASEEEILSLRDRIENSFTEWNTSSVIVYSKASANEAQEKVVDQLNVDFKYTEIDEALCMGTNPTSADRIIANGLAVEILSWVQNEQETGQVAVRTDGVAFLKK
- the tkt gene encoding transketolase; translation: MSEMTKTNIEQMAINTIRTLSIDAVEKSNSGHPGMPMGAAPMAYALWAKEMNHNPANPHWFNRDRFVLSAGHGSMLLYSLLHLFNYGVSIDDLKNFRQWGSKTPGHPEFGHTPGVEATTGPLGQGVAMAVGMAMAERHLAETYNKEGYQVVDHYTYSICGDGDLMEGVSAEAASLAAHLKLGRLVVLYDSNDISLDGDLHLSFSESVQKRFEAYGWEVLRVEDGNDITAVQEAISQAKKSDVPTLIEVKTVIGFGSPNKGGKSASHGAPLGADEALLAKAAYSWDYEEAFHVPAEVAEHYAGLAGEGQEKENAWNEMYDKYKSAYPELAEQFETAVKGEVPANLQDSLPDFEVGSSMATRDSSGKSIQAAAKAIPAFLGGSADLAGSNKTLIADEQNFAIDSYAGKNIWFGVREFAMGAAINGMALHGGVKVFGATFFVFSDYLRPAIRLAALMKLPVTYVFTHDSIAVGEDGPTHEPVEQLASLRAMPGLSVIRPADAKETAAAWQIALESKDTPTALVLTRQNLPTLDLSKSAAYEGVSKGAYTVSAAKGEAQGLLLASGSEVSLAMKSQAALAQEGINVSVVSMPSWDLFEKQSQEYKESVLPESIQARVAIEAGASLGWREYIGSKGEHITIDHFGASAPADKLFQEYGFTVENISAKVKAVIEATK